In a genomic window of Dyadobacter fermentans DSM 18053:
- a CDS encoding DUF2281 domain-containing protein: MTKIELQSQIQRKVQGLPADVLQELYDYLEAILEKRKQQSDLKDGLQEWWNGIADFSDDFLTQRVQPPLGRDSDLVHCGSGVMVWRREESTERAKPGS, encoded by the coding sequence ATGACCAAAATAGAACTTCAAAGTCAAATCCAAAGGAAGGTCCAGGGATTACCTGCCGACGTTCTTCAGGAGCTTTATGACTATCTGGAAGCTATTTTGGAAAAAAGAAAACAGCAGTCCGACTTAAAAGACGGATTGCAAGAATGGTGGAACGGCATTGCCGATTTTTCTGATGACTTTTTAACTCAACGTGTCCAGCCCCCACTCGGCAGAGATAGCGATCTCGTCCATTGTGGTAGCGGAGTTATGGTATGGCGTAGAGAAGAGTCAACTGAAAGAGCAAAACCGGGCAGCTGA
- the argC gene encoding N-acetyl-gamma-glutamyl-phosphate reductase: protein MSNINIGIIGAAGYTGGELIRILVNHPNAHIAFAHSKSQAGKPVYATHTDLLGDTELIFTGDDIQPLLDQQGLNAIFLCSGHGESKKFLDEYQLPETVKVIDLSTDFRNESNGFVYGLPELQKEAIKGATKIANPGCFATSIELAVLPLANAGLIRDDVHVSAVTGSTGAGQALSATTHFTWRNNNMSIYKAFTHQHLTEIKMTFGKLQAGFDQKVNFVPYRGDYTRGIIANVYTRYEGTLEEAKALYKDFYASHPFTHVSDTPIDLKQIVNTNKCFVHLEVHDGQLLITSIIDNLTKGASGQAVQNMNLLFGLPEDAGLRLKAPAF from the coding sequence ATGAGTAACATTAATATAGGCATCATAGGCGCCGCTGGGTACACCGGCGGTGAGCTGATCAGAATCCTGGTCAACCATCCGAATGCACACATCGCATTCGCGCATAGCAAAAGCCAGGCGGGTAAGCCGGTTTACGCCACGCATACTGATCTGCTGGGCGATACGGAGTTGATTTTCACAGGCGACGACATCCAGCCTTTGCTGGATCAGCAAGGCTTGAATGCAATTTTCCTCTGCTCCGGCCACGGCGAATCGAAGAAGTTTCTGGACGAATACCAATTGCCGGAAACGGTGAAAGTGATCGACCTGAGCACGGATTTCCGTAATGAATCGAATGGCTTTGTATATGGCTTGCCTGAGTTGCAAAAAGAAGCGATTAAAGGTGCGACTAAAATCGCTAACCCCGGCTGTTTCGCAACGAGCATCGAGCTGGCTGTTTTGCCACTGGCAAACGCAGGTTTGATCCGGGACGATGTGCACGTGAGCGCCGTTACTGGCAGCACAGGCGCCGGGCAGGCATTGAGCGCAACCACGCATTTCACGTGGCGGAACAACAATATGTCGATTTACAAGGCATTCACGCACCAGCATTTGACGGAGATCAAAATGACTTTCGGCAAGTTGCAGGCCGGGTTTGACCAGAAGGTGAACTTTGTGCCGTACCGCGGCGATTACACACGAGGCATTATTGCCAATGTGTATACGCGCTATGAAGGTACTTTGGAAGAAGCCAAGGCACTTTACAAAGATTTTTATGCCTCGCACCCGTTCACGCACGTAAGCGACACGCCGATTGATTTGAAGCAAATTGTGAATACCAACAAATGCTTCGTCCACCTCGAAGTGCACGACGGCCAGCTGCTCATCACCAGCATTATCGACAACCTCACCAAAGGCGCGTCGGGACAAGCGGTGCAGAATATGAACCTGCTGTTCGGCTTGCCGGAAGATGCAGGCCTGCGATTGAAAGCGCCGGCGTTTTAA
- a CDS encoding type II toxin-antitoxin system VapC family toxin — protein sequence MKEQNRAALEAFLRSFTVLDFDTYAAKAYASIRADLESKGKIIGANDLLISAHALSHGLILVTNNVKEFERVGGLQIENWITNE from the coding sequence CTGAAAGAGCAAAACCGGGCAGCCTTAGAAGCGTTTCTCCGATCATTTACCGTACTGGATTTTGATACGTACGCAGCCAAAGCATATGCTTCCATTCGCGCGGATCTTGAAAGTAAAGGAAAAATCATTGGAGCAAACGACCTGCTGATTTCGGCCCATGCATTGAGCCACGGGTTAATCCTGGTCACCAACAATGTCAAAGAATTTGAACGGGTTGGTGGCTTACAAATTGAAAACTGGATTACAAATGAGTAA
- the hemH gene encoding ferrochelatase, whose product MSATTLAQPFDTTTLNDVRKTGVLLVNLGTPDSPSVPDVRKYLRQFLMDERVIDIPYVNRWFLINLVIAPFRAPKSAKVYKQLWRPDGSPLKTYGYSVKDKLQKVLGGDYVVELAMRYQNPSIEKALVALRKECLTEIIVVPFFPQYASASTGSVYKEVMRVVKDWEVLPEIRFVNRFLEHPKFIKGFVDLGKKYMAQHDYDHFVFSYHGLPERQITKGDVTGSFCQFGSCCDKLDHRNQHCYRAQCFETTRLLVKGLGIPEGKYTTCFQSRLGKSPWIKPYTDEVIPELTKKGVKSALAFSPAFVADCLETTIEVGEEYKELFEKEGGVHWQLVESLNDSDIWVECLEDIVKNPAS is encoded by the coding sequence ATGAGTGCAACCACATTGGCTCAACCCTTCGATACTACAACTCTGAATGACGTTCGTAAAACGGGCGTTTTGCTCGTAAACCTCGGCACGCCCGACAGCCCGTCGGTGCCCGATGTACGCAAATACCTGCGCCAGTTCCTCATGGACGAGCGCGTGATCGATATTCCGTATGTGAACCGCTGGTTTTTGATCAACCTGGTCATCGCTCCATTCCGCGCACCGAAGTCTGCGAAAGTGTACAAGCAGCTCTGGCGGCCAGACGGCTCTCCGCTGAAAACTTATGGTTATTCGGTGAAGGACAAATTACAAAAGGTGCTGGGTGGTGATTATGTGGTAGAGCTGGCGATGCGTTACCAAAACCCGAGCATTGAGAAGGCGCTGGTCGCATTGCGTAAGGAATGCCTGACAGAGATCATCGTCGTGCCATTTTTCCCGCAATATGCTTCGGCGTCCACCGGCTCGGTGTACAAAGAGGTAATGCGCGTGGTGAAAGACTGGGAAGTGCTGCCGGAGATCCGTTTCGTCAACCGTTTCCTCGAACATCCGAAGTTTATCAAGGGTTTCGTGGATCTGGGTAAAAAATACATGGCACAGCACGATTACGACCATTTCGTGTTCAGCTACCACGGCCTGCCCGAGCGACAGATCACCAAGGGCGACGTGACGGGCAGCTTTTGCCAGTTCGGCAGCTGCTGCGACAAGCTCGATCACCGCAATCAGCATTGCTACCGTGCCCAATGCTTTGAAACAACGCGTTTGCTCGTAAAAGGATTAGGCATTCCCGAAGGTAAATACACCACCTGCTTCCAGTCGCGGCTGGGCAAAAGTCCGTGGATCAAGCCTTATACCGACGAGGTAATCCCCGAACTGACCAAGAAAGGCGTAAAAAGCGCATTGGCATTCTCCCCCGCATTCGTTGCCGACTGTTTGGAAACGACCATTGAAGTAGGCGAAGAATACAAAGAGCTATTCGAAAAGGAAGGCGGCGTGCATTGGCAGCTCGTCGAAAGCCTTAACGACAGCGACATCTGGGTCGAATGTCTGGAAGATATCGTAAAAAACCCGGCCTCCTGA
- a CDS encoding aspartate aminotransferase family protein: MSHLFDVYPIYDIEPVKAEGSYLWDQNGTKYLDLYGGHAVISVGHCHPYYVDKLTKQLNAISFYSNSVKISIQEELAVKLGELSGYPDYKLFLCNSGAEANENALKLASFHNGRTKVISFTKSFHGRTAGAVAATDNPSIVAPVNYKEHVTFLPFNDVNAAEEGITDEVCAVIVEGIQGVGGINVCTDEFLQTLRRKCDETGAILILDSVQCGYGRTGKFFSHQFSGIEPDIMSMAKGMGNGFPIGGILISPKFKASYGLLGTTFGGNHLACAAGVAVLDIMKDENLIANAAEIGEYLFEGIKAIGGYKELRGRGLMIGIEYDFPVKDLRNKLLFEHKMFTGVAGANTIRLLPSLALGKAEADLFLEALKKEVSVAAE; this comes from the coding sequence ATGTCACACCTTTTTGACGTCTACCCCATCTACGATATAGAACCCGTAAAAGCCGAAGGCAGCTACCTTTGGGACCAGAACGGTACTAAGTACCTCGACCTTTACGGCGGCCACGCGGTGATTTCGGTGGGCCATTGCCATCCTTATTATGTGGATAAGCTCACGAAGCAGCTCAATGCGATCAGTTTTTATTCCAATTCCGTCAAAATCTCCATTCAGGAAGAGCTGGCGGTGAAGTTGGGTGAGCTGTCGGGTTACCCGGATTATAAATTGTTCCTCTGCAACTCCGGCGCGGAAGCGAATGAGAATGCATTGAAACTGGCTTCTTTTCACAACGGCAGGACGAAGGTGATTTCCTTCACCAAGTCCTTCCACGGCCGGACTGCCGGCGCCGTGGCTGCTACCGACAATCCGTCGATTGTAGCGCCGGTAAACTACAAGGAGCACGTTACTTTCCTGCCATTCAATGATGTGAATGCGGCCGAGGAAGGCATTACCGACGAAGTATGCGCGGTGATCGTGGAAGGCATTCAGGGCGTAGGCGGTATCAACGTTTGTACCGATGAATTTTTACAAACACTGAGACGCAAATGCGACGAAACCGGCGCGATCCTCATCCTTGATAGCGTACAATGCGGCTACGGACGGACGGGCAAGTTCTTTTCGCACCAGTTCAGCGGCATCGAGCCGGACATTATGTCGATGGCCAAAGGAATGGGCAATGGCTTCCCGATAGGCGGGATTTTGATTTCCCCTAAATTCAAAGCAAGCTACGGTTTGCTGGGAACGACATTCGGCGGCAACCACCTGGCTTGCGCGGCGGGCGTGGCGGTGCTGGACATTATGAAAGATGAAAACCTGATCGCGAATGCGGCTGAGATAGGCGAATACCTGTTCGAAGGCATTAAGGCGATTGGCGGTTATAAGGAACTGAGAGGCCGCGGGCTGATGATCGGGATCGAGTACGATTTCCCGGTGAAGGACCTGCGCAATAAGCTTTTGTTTGAACACAAAATGTTCACGGGCGTGGCGGGCGCGAACACGATCCGCTTGCTGCCGTCGCTCGCATTGGGCAAAGCGGAGGCCGATTTGTTCCTCGAAGCATTGAAAAAAGAAGTATCTGTTGCGGCTGAGTGA
- a CDS encoding type II toxin-antitoxin system VapC family toxin — protein sequence MESTGLVIDTGIFIEYLRKPEKSKTILASLPNDASLFVSAVTVYELMMGATNDQKKKDVQTLLDGISILPFDEEVSLKAAEIYHNLRRRNLMIEFRDIFIAATAIIFQLPIKTLNKDHFQRIETLELA from the coding sequence ATGGAGAGTACAGGGTTGGTAATTGATACCGGAATATTCATCGAGTATTTGCGGAAACCGGAAAAATCAAAGACAATCCTGGCGTCATTACCAAACGACGCTTCGCTTTTTGTTTCGGCTGTAACAGTTTATGAATTGATGATGGGAGCAACCAACGATCAAAAGAAGAAGGACGTTCAAACCCTTCTTGACGGAATTTCAATCCTGCCGTTCGACGAGGAAGTTTCTCTGAAAGCGGCAGAAATTTATCATAACCTGCGAAGGCGTAACCTGATGATTGAATTCCGGGACATATTTATCGCTGCCACAGCCATCATTTTCCAATTGCCAATCAAAACCTTGAACAAGGACCATTTTCAACGAATCGAAACATTGGAACTGGCCTGA
- a CDS encoding N-acetylornithine carbamoyltransferase, with product MKHFLSIKDVTDLPQLITSGIAAKKDPFADQALGKNKTIGLLFFNSSLRTRISTQKAAQNLGLNVITMNVGQDGWGLEMEEGVIMNGDKAEHVKEAAAVIGSYCDIIGIRSFAGLKDRDKDYAEIVFQQFKKYAQVPIVNLESATRHPLQSLADCITIEEFKLKKRPKVVLTWLPHFKALPQAVANSFCEWMNPMDVELVITHPEGYDLSPDFVGKGQVIYDQDKALEGADFVYGKNWSSYNSYGQVLNTDPSWMITEAKMALTDNGKFMHCLPVRRNMKVADEVLDGPRSLVIEQAANREWSAQAALKEVLLGL from the coding sequence ATGAAACACTTTCTGTCCATTAAAGACGTCACCGACCTCCCACAGCTCATTACCAGCGGCATCGCGGCCAAAAAGGACCCGTTTGCAGACCAGGCGCTTGGGAAAAACAAAACCATTGGCCTCCTGTTTTTCAATTCGAGTTTAAGGACGAGGATCAGCACACAGAAAGCTGCCCAAAACCTTGGCTTGAACGTAATCACGATGAATGTTGGCCAGGATGGTTGGGGATTGGAAATGGAAGAGGGTGTGATCATGAACGGCGACAAGGCGGAGCACGTGAAGGAAGCTGCGGCGGTGATCGGCAGCTATTGCGACATCATCGGTATCCGCTCGTTCGCAGGTTTAAAGGACCGTGATAAGGATTATGCGGAAATCGTTTTTCAGCAATTCAAAAAATACGCGCAGGTACCGATCGTAAACCTCGAATCGGCGACGCGGCACCCGCTGCAATCGCTGGCCGACTGCATTACGATCGAAGAATTTAAGCTCAAAAAACGCCCGAAAGTGGTATTGACCTGGCTGCCGCATTTCAAGGCATTGCCGCAGGCCGTTGCCAATTCGTTTTGCGAATGGATGAACCCGATGGACGTGGAACTCGTGATCACGCACCCGGAAGGCTACGATCTCTCACCCGATTTCGTGGGCAAAGGCCAGGTGATTTACGACCAGGACAAGGCATTGGAGGGCGCGGATTTTGTTTATGGCAAAAATTGGTCGTCGTACAACAGCTATGGACAGGTTTTGAATACTGATCCCTCCTGGATGATTACCGAGGCAAAAATGGCATTGACCGACAACGGCAAATTCATGCATTGCCTGCCCGTACGCCGCAATATGAAGGTGGCCGACGAAGTACTCGACGGCCCGCGTTCGCTGGTGATCGAGCAGGCCGCCAACCGCGAATGGTCGGCGCAGGCGGCATTGAAAGAGGTCTTGTTGGGCTTGTAA